The DNA region TCCAGACCCAACGACGGACTCGTAACCGTTTGCTCCTTCTCGAAATCGATAAAACCCAACATTATGGTCCATCAAAAGACCCTCCCAAGCGTCTTCAGGGTGGTAAGACACAAACATTGGAGATGCGAAAAGCAGAGaacggaaagcaaaaacaatctGATGATTCCCATCCCATTGCTGCTCTTTGCTCTTTGGTACGCTGAGGAACGGGCTAACTAACTATGACAGCACAGTTAAAGATTTCTCGCGTTGTCGTCTCCATCTCCTTACACACCAGTCCACTTACTTCAATAAGTCACCATTATTATGGAGCACTACTGCTAGAGAGGCTTTACATTCCCGTTGTTGTTGCACTCGAGCGACGACCACCTGTCAAACGACTCTTAGGTTTCATCATCTTCCTCACATTCCTAGCCTTCCTCCTCCTTTATAAACCTCTACAACTGCAACAAATAGATACTGAcacgaacgcacacacacacaggcgagcaacttttttttctcctgtcGCTTGACTATTTGAGCGATGATGTCACTCTTTCGGTGATTCCGATGATAGCGGGGTAAACTGCAAGACACAATCGCCCATCATCCCCATGCTCATGTCATCTGCACGGTCAATTCGTGCAGATATAAATACACACCGATACGtgtggagagaaagagagtagcAAGAGTAGAAGCAGGAGGAGATGGGTTGTgtgcacgcgcgtgtgtgtgtttgtgtggcgtgTATGCAATGCTCCAATGCTCTGATatgtaaatatatatttatatatatctATCGCTGATGACGCTATGCGAAGCCGCtcctgatggtggtggtggtgccgcaTGTCTGTTGCAAGGTCGCGTTCAAACTCGCTATCTTCCACCACACACCGGCCACCATACGCCCTCTTCTAGTGGAGATATCCTGCAGCAGGGGTTGGTGCGCGCCGGTGAATGGTACACATGGTGATGCTACAGTCCCGGTCACGGCTCATTAAACCGGTCGTCTAGTTGGTTGGAATGGAATTCTGTTCTCATTACTGCCTGTCATACTATGTATGTCAGTATTACTCCTCGTCACACCTGCTCTCGTGCGCTCAGAGTACATAGGAgcaactgtttttttcttcctcaacTTCTACATCCAGGAAACAGTTGTTAGCGACCTTGTGCGCCATGAGGAACTGCTCAGATGTTATGGTTTAGCATCTACAGGATGTCTTCCGTTTTAGACGCTATATCTAACTCCTCCCGGTACACTGTTAGCTGTCATCCGCCGTAATGAGGCATCGCCTGGAATGCGCGTACTCTCCTTAGACTCTGCTAACAATTGTGGAGATTGTTGAGCATCGTGTCACTGCAAAATGTATTCCTCCCGCAGTGCCCAAAGGCCCTTTAAAGACACCGGGAAGTCATCCGGCTCGGTAAATAATGCAAATAATGTGTAATCCACGAGGTTTCGCCACTCGAGACACACACGCTTCCAGTGTCTTCGAAGTAGAGGAGGGCAACTTTGTGTTGGGATCTTCTCCGGCTATGGCCGCATGCTCTTGCGTTGGTACGACAATTGAGTTCAATTTATGCCGGACCGATGGATTCCAAAGATAGCTTCGCGCAGCATGAACTTTCGGGTTGAAAGTGtttgttgcgtgtgtgtgtgtgtgtatttgtgttgctgttgctgctcgctTCCCCAGCATCTTTTGGACAGTTGTTAGTTGTTTAGGCATACGGCCAGGCAGACCTAATTTAATAATGGCGGCGCACGTATCCGGCCCAGCGGGGGAGAAAAGCGCGCAAGGCACATCATGACGTTTTGGTGGCCGTCTTCCTTCCTTTGGCCGTCCGAACATGATCGTTTTGATAGGCGTTAGCTACCACCCTAACCGCTCGTTGGCAAATTCCAACAAAATGTGAAAGACACAAACATGTTTGGAAGTTTTTATTTCTCCCGCCCCTTTCGCTTGGCACGAAAAATCGCTGAGCTctgctgtttgtgttttttttcctaccgAAAATTGTTTAgagagcagaaaaaaatcaaatcctCCCACCAAACCCTTTTCTAACCTTCATCTTTCGCTTCTTCCCCTCTCCTCCCGCACAGATACCGTTGGATCAAGAACGGCAAAAAGTTCGAATGGCAAACGTACGACGACCGGATGTCCCAGCAGCCGGGGCGTGGTACGCTGGTAATTACGTCACCGCGCGACGAAGATCTCGGCCAGTACCAGTGCTTCGCGGAGAACGAGCACGGTACCGCCACCTCCAACTCGGTGTTTGTGCGCAAGGCGGAGCTGAACTCGTTCAAGGACGGTTCGCCCCAGACGCTGCAGGCGGACGAGGGCAAACCGTTCAAGCTGGTCTGCCAGCCGCCGGACGGCTGGCCGAAGCCGAACGTCTACTGGATGATCCAGAACATGGACGGGGGCATCCGGAGCATCAACAACTCGCGCATGACGCTCGACCCGGAGGGCAACCTGTGGTTCTCGAACGTGACGCGCGACGACGAATCGAACGACTTCTTCTACGCCTGTGCCGCCTCGTCCGTGTTTCGCAGCGAGTACAAGATCGGCAACcgggtgctgctgcaggtgaAGCAGACGGGCATCTCGGCGGCCCAGAACCGGCACCCGCCCCAGCGCCAGTACGTGTCGCGCAAGAACGAGGTCGCGCTGAAGGGCAAGCAGATCGAGCTGTTCTGCATCTACGGCGGCACGCCGCTGCCCGAGACGGTGTGGACGAAGAACGGGCGGGCGATCGTGTGGAACGACAAGATCCAGCAGGACAACTACGGCAAGTCGCTCAAGATACGGCGCGTCTCGTCGGAGGATGCGGGCACGTACACGTGCGAGGTGTCGAACGGCGTCGGGCAGGCGGACTCGTACTCGATCAACCTGGCGGTGAACGCGGTGCCGTACTTTACGGTCGAGCCGGAGATCGTGAACGCGGCGGAGGGCGAGACGGCCGAGTTTAAGTGCGAGGCGGCCGGCAACCCGAAGCCGAACATCATGTGGATCCACAACGGCAAGCAGATCGACGTGAGCCAGGGCAATGCGCGCCGCATCGTCGGCTCGTCCAGCATCTACATAAGCAAGCTGCAGAAGAGCGACACGGGCAACTACGGCTGTAACGCGACCAACTCGCTCGGCTACGTGTACAAGGACGTGTACCTGAACGTGTTGGCGCTCGCGCCAGAAATTACCGATCCGCCCAAGCGCGAGTTCACCGTCGACCAGCGCAACGTGACGATGACGTGCCGGGTGTTCGGTGCGCCGAAGCCGCAGGTCAAGTGGCTGCGGAACGACCGCGAGCTGACCGGCGGCCGGTACCAGACGATGCCGAGCGGCGACCTGTTTATCCGCGACGTGAAGTTCGACGACGCGGGCGAGTACACGTGCCACGCGGTGAACAATCTCGGCAGCAAGTCGGCGTCCGGCGAGCTGATCGTGAAGGAGCGCACGGTCATTAACGATCCGCCGCAGGACTACGAGGCGGAGGCGGGCACGACCGTCACGTTCCGCTGTAACGCGATCGCCGACTCGTCGCTCGAGCTGACGATCGAGTGGCTGACCAAGGGCGAGATCATCGACTTCGAGAACCAGCCGCGCTTCATCCGCACCTCCGACAACTCGCTGATGATTTCGAAAACGATCGAGCTGGACACGGGCACCTACACCTGTCTGGCCCGCACCGACCTGGACGAGGTGATGGCGAACGCGACGCTCACCGTGATGGACCGGCCGAACCCGCCGACGCTGACGCGCGTCAACTGCAAGGGCAAGGTGGCCCAGATCGAGTGGATCTCGAACGGCGACAACCGGTCCCCGATCCTGAACTACATCATCGAGTACAACACCTCGTTCACGCCCGACACGTACGACGTGCTGTCGGACGACGTGCCCGGCACGGACTTCGCCTGGACGGTGAACACCACGCCCTGGAACAACTACACCTTCCGCGTGATTGCGGTGAACAAGGTCGGCCGGTCGCTGCCGTCCGGCCACAGCGACGTCTGCACGACCGAGTCGAGCGTGCCGTACAAAAATCCGGACAATCTCGAGGGCGAAGGCACGACGCCGACCAATCTCGTAATTAAGTGGCGTCCGCTCGCGCAAGTCGACCACAACGCGCCCGGCCTGCACTATCGCGTCTACTGGCGGCGGGACATACCCGGCGCGGAGTGGAACTCGGCGGACGTGCGTGACTGGCGCCAGTCGTCCTACACGGTCGAGGGTTTGCCGACGTTTACGCGCTACAGCGTGAAGGTGGTGGCGCTGAACGATCGCGGCGAGGCGAACTCGGGCCCGTGGGAAATCATGGCGTACAGCGGGGAGGATACGCCGCTCGATGCGCCGGCCAACTTTACGCTGATCCAGGTGACGGGACCGACTGCGGCCATCCTCAGCTGGAACCCGGTGACGCCCGAATCGCTGCGCGGCCACTTCAAGGGCTACAAGATCCAAACCTGGACCGAGGCGGACGGCGAGGAGAACCTGCGCGAGATACTGATCACCGCCGACTCGAAGCAGGCGCTCGTGACGGACTTCGTGCCGGACGCGACCAACTACGCCCGCATCCTCGCGTACAACGGCCGGTACAACGGGCCGGCCAGCACGACGCTGTCGTTCGACACGCCCGAGGGCGTGCCGAACACGATCCAGGCGCTCGAGGCGTACCCGCTCGGGTCGTCCGCGTTCCTGCTGCGCTGGAAGAAACCGCTGCAACCGAACGGCAAGCTCACCGGCTACCGGATCTACTACGAGGAGGTGAAGGGCACGACGGTGGGCCCGCGGATGGAGCGCGAACCGCACATCTCCGATCCGGCCGTGCTGGAGGCGAAGCTGGGCCGCCTGAAGCCGGCTGCCAAGTATCGTATTCACGTCGTCGCCACCACCAAGGCTGGCGAAGGTCAAGAGTAAGTGGGGATTGCACGTGTTGCTCGAAACACgcattttaataaattcttCTATCGCATCGCTGCAGCTTCTACATCGAGCGGGCCACCTCGTCCGGTCTGGGTCTGCCACCGGACGTACCCAACTTCTACTGGGAAAACATCCGGTCGGAGAACGGGCTCGCCAACATCAAGGTGGTGTGGCAGCCGGCCCTCGGCGGCAAGGCTGGCTCGCACTTCTACGTCAAGTACCGCGTCAAGGACGAGTCGAGCTGGCAGACGACCGATCCGGAGCTGTATGAAAACTATCTGATCGTGCACGGCATCAACCCGGACCATCTGTACGAGTTCCGGGTCGTGTCGGTCGACGGCGAATATCAGACGGAATCGGCCACGCAGGAAGTCGACACCTACGGCATCCGTATGTACACTGAAGGGGCTTTCTAAGGAGccttactcttttttttttcataatttcaaATTCCACACCTTTCACCTTCCAGAGAGCTCCGTGAAGGTGCCGGGCGATAACATTGCGACGGCCGGCTGGTTCATCGGCATGATGCTGGCGATCGCGTTCCTCATACTGGTGCTGATCATCATCTGCATCGTGAAGCGCAACCGGGGCGGCAAATACGACGTGCACGATCGGGAGCTGGCCAACGGCCGCAACGACTACACCGAGGAGGGCGGCTTCCCGGAGTACTCGCAACCGTaagttgtgtgtgcgcgcgcagGTGGCCACAGCAGTTCGTTTTCTCCCTTTGCATTGCTGTGCGGTGTGTGCCTTGCGCACACATAAACGCAGCCCGCAAAGAGGGGATACCTCTAACCATGATATTTAAGTCGTTCCCTATcccccaacaacaaaaaacccttttgCGCTCTTCAAGCTAATTTTCCTGTTCTGTTTCCTTCTAATCCTAtttatacaaacaaacaaaatccgtACGTACACAAGAGGAAGCCTCTTTTCTCGCGAAAAACTCCACTGCCCTTGATTTGCGTGTGCGACAGTAACGGGGGTCCAAAACCCTAAAATTGGGTCTTCTAGACCCTCGTATCTTGTGCGCCTCACGACATGGCAACTGTTGTTGCTACTGTTACccttgatttgtttttgtaaacTGTACACTTTTCCTAATCTCTGTTTCCATTTTGCCTGGTGTGTTTTGCcgaatttgttgttttctctGCAGCGTtgcgtttggtttttgttaaCGTAACAAATTGGgagtttttattattgttattgtatCTGACACCGTTTGTGCCTAACGCGCTgtgctgctttttttcctgtttcttcAATCGCAAGATCTCATCTCCCACATACAATtaccttttgtgtgtgtgtgtgtcttttttttacatcttcCATGTTCAATTTTTGTCGCGTGTACTTTCCCGCTCGCTCTATGACGTACACGACAAAATATCTCTCCATTGCCCGTTTCGATCTGCTGCTCCAATTTTCACGCGCAcgcttcgtgtgtgtgtgttttttttctgaatttacTCTCTGTAGATTAGTAGCCAAACCTTCCTTTGCTGCCGCTCCCTTCTGGCTTCTGAAACTGCGCTGCGCCCTTTCAAATTTTCGCTCTGTTTGAAGTCACATTTGTATTTAAAGATCCTTTTCTAGGAACCTCCCTCTCTCTACCTAACTCtttgttcattcatttttcgTGCGTGCATCTTCACTATCTATCAGTacgtactctctctctctctctctctcctgctgTAACACCCCTTGACCATCATTCCCTTCATGATCATCTCCTTCGCCAAtctgtttttccttcctcacTTCTTAATTGAGTGAAACttaaccaacaacaacaacaatcatcatcctccaTT from Anopheles coluzzii chromosome X, AcolN3, whole genome shotgun sequence includes:
- the LOC120958624 gene encoding neuroglian isoform X2 — protein: MRTTHSSSGSAPATQLLLAAAVVLMLNVLTVHSLIHSPPRIIKQPPPDEMLFQVAQQGESDKPFLIECEAEGEPTPKYRWIKNGKKFEWQTYDDRMSQQPGRGTLVITSPRDEDLGQYQCFAENEHGTATSNSVFVRKAELNSFKDGSPQTLQADEGKPFKLVCQPPDGWPKPNVYWMIQNMDGGIRSINNSRMTLDPEGNLWFSNVTRDDESNDFFYACAASSVFRSEYKIGNRVLLQVKQTGISAAQNRHPPQRQYVSRKNEVALKGKQIELFCIYGGTPLPETVWTKNGRAIVWNDKIQQDNYGKSLKIRRVSSEDAGTYTCEVSNGVGQADSYSINLAVNAVPYFTVEPEIVNAAEGETAEFKCEAAGNPKPNIMWIHNGKQIDVSQGNARRIVGSSSIYISKLQKSDTGNYGCNATNSLGYVYKDVYLNVLALAPEITDPPKREFTVDQRNVTMTCRVFGAPKPQVKWLRNDRELTGGRYQTMPSGDLFIRDVKFDDAGEYTCHAVNNLGSKSASGELIVKERTVINDPPQDYEAEAGTTVTFRCNAIADSSLELTIEWLTKGEIIDFENQPRFIRTSDNSLMISKTIELDTGTYTCLARTDLDEVMANATLTVMDRPNPPTLTRVNCKGKVAQIEWISNGDNRSPILNYIIEYNTSFTPDTYDVLSDDVPGTDFAWTVNTTPWNNYTFRVIAVNKVGRSLPSGHSDVCTTESSVPYKNPDNLEGEGTTPTNLVIKWRPLAQVDHNAPGLHYRVYWRRDIPGAEWNSADVRDWRQSSYTVEGLPTFTRYSVKVVALNDRGEANSGPWEIMAYSGEDTPLDAPANFTLIQVTGPTAAILSWNPVTPESLRGHFKGYKIQTWTEADGEENLREILITADSKQALVTDFVPDATNYARILAYNGRYNGPASTTLSFDTPEGVPNTIQALEAYPLGSSAFLLRWKKPLQPNGKLTGYRIYYEEVKGTTVGPRMEREPHISDPAVLEAKLGRLKPAAKYRIHVVATTKAGEGQDFYIERATSSGLGLPPDVPNFYWENIRSENGLANIKVVWQPALGGKAGSHFYVKYRVKDESSWQTTDPELYENYLIVHGINPDHLYEFRVVSVDGEYQTESATQEVDTYGIQSSVKVPGDNIATAGWFIGMMLAIAFLILVLIIICIVKRNRGGKYDVHDRELANGRNDYTEEGGFPEYSQPLDNKSQGRQSLNSQKVGPESDTDSMAEYGEGDTGGQFTEDGSFIGQYVPGKPPVSAQSTPQNPSLQGANAGMATYV
- the LOC120958624 gene encoding neuroglian isoform X1; this encodes MRTTHSSSGSAPATQLLLAAAVVLMLNVLTVHSLIHSPPRIIKQPPPDEMLFQVAQQGESDKPFLIECEAEGEPTPKYRWIKNGKKFEWQTYDDRMSQQPGRGTLVITSPRDEDLGQYQCFAENEHGTATSNSVFVRKAELNSFKDGSPQTLQADEGKPFKLVCQPPDGWPKPNVYWMIQNMDGGIRSINNSRMTLDPEGNLWFSNVTRDDESNDFFYACAASSVFRSEYKIGNRVLLQVKQTGISAAQNRHPPQRQYVSRKNEVALKGKQIELFCIYGGTPLPETVWTKNGRAIVWNDKIQQDNYGKSLKIRRVSSEDAGTYTCEVSNGVGQADSYSINLAVNAVPYFTVEPEIVNAAEGETAEFKCEAAGNPKPNIMWIHNGKQIDVSQGNARRIVGSSSIYISKLQKSDTGNYGCNATNSLGYVYKDVYLNVLALAPEITDPPKREFTVDQRNVTMTCRVFGAPKPQVKWLRNDRELTGGRYQTMPSGDLFIRDVKFDDAGEYTCHAVNNLGSKSASGELIVKERTVINDPPQDYEAEAGTTVTFRCNAIADSSLELTIEWLTKGEIIDFENQPRFIRTSDNSLMISKTIELDTGTYTCLARTDLDEVMANATLTVMDRPNPPTLTRVNCKGKVAQIEWISNGDNRSPILNYIIEYNTSFTPDTYDVLSDDVPGTDFAWTVNTTPWNNYTFRVIAVNKVGRSLPSGHSDVCTTESSVPYKNPDNLEGEGTTPTNLVIKWRPLAQVDHNAPGLHYRVYWRRDIPGAEWNSADVRDWRQSSYTVEGLPTFTRYSVKVVALNDRGEANSGPWEIMAYSGEDTPLDAPANFTLIQVTGPTAAILSWNPVTPESLRGHFKGYKIQTWTEADGEENLREILITADSKQALVTDFVPDATNYARILAYNGRYNGPASTTLSFDTPEGVPNTIQALEAYPLGSSAFLLRWKKPLQPNGKLTGYRIYYEEVKGTTVGPRMEREPHISDPAVLEAKLGRLKPAAKYRIHVVATTKAGEGQDFYIERATSSGLGLPPDVPNFYWENIRSENGLANIKVVWQPALGGKAGSHFYVKYRVKDESSWQTTDPELYENYLIVHGINPDHLYEFRVVSVDGEYQTESATQEVDTYGIQSSVKVPGDNIATAGWFIGMMLAIAFLILVLIIICIVKRNRGGKYDVHDRELANGRNDYTEEGGFPEYSQPVLRDYSLDNKSQGRQSLNSQKVGPESDTDSMAEYGEGDTGGQFTEDGSFIGQYVPGKPPVSAQSTPQNPSLQGANAGMATYV